A stretch of Candidatus Bathyarchaeota archaeon DNA encodes these proteins:
- a CDS encoding TldD/PmbA family protein, whose translation MAVLKENEMLIIAENAVKYALKIGASEAEAYVYEDQAISIGINLGQISKSQKTIDRGIGIRATINKSVGFAYTNIISSQEAIQKAVSNALNAAKASPPDPNWHGLPEKKPYGTLQGIFDEKIVDLHAEDLVGLAAQMLDRAGEVDKRVLSIEGGVGSAYVENAIANSKGVLAFDKGTVVECSLETIAKDGNKVTPACFEFNISRNHTVDPYWVGKEAAKLALSALKTKPVKTKTTKLILTQFALGELLGYTLLNAVKADSVQRGQSAFKDKIGTKVASEALTIYDDGLLPGGMRSWRFDAEGTPQQKTPIIENGILQNFLYDNYSAKKEGKESTGNALRSGYLSTPNIGPTNFHIMPTNKTSEDLLAEIDDGLIAYYLQGAHSSNPMSGDFSVVATPAWQIKNGKITDASSGVMLAGNVFELLKNIRLVANNERQVGSLVAPWVMVENVRVIGQ comes from the coding sequence GTGGCAGTGCTTAAAGAAAACGAAATGCTAATCATAGCGGAAAACGCTGTTAAATACGCCTTAAAAATTGGTGCCTCAGAAGCCGAAGCCTACGTTTACGAGGATCAAGCAATCAGCATCGGCATCAACCTTGGACAGATAAGCAAAAGCCAAAAAACCATTGACCGCGGCATCGGCATAAGGGCAACAATAAACAAATCCGTCGGATTCGCTTACACCAACATAATCAGTAGCCAAGAAGCCATACAAAAAGCCGTATCCAACGCGTTGAACGCAGCCAAAGCCAGCCCCCCAGACCCAAACTGGCATGGTCTCCCAGAAAAGAAGCCATACGGAACTCTGCAAGGAATTTTTGATGAAAAAATCGTCGATTTGCACGCAGAAGACCTTGTGGGTTTGGCAGCCCAAATGTTAGACCGCGCAGGAGAAGTGGATAAACGCGTCTTATCAATTGAGGGTGGCGTGGGAAGTGCCTATGTTGAAAATGCCATAGCTAACTCTAAGGGAGTTTTGGCTTTTGATAAGGGTACAGTGGTTGAGTGCAGTCTTGAAACTATTGCCAAAGACGGCAACAAAGTAACACCTGCATGTTTTGAATTTAACATCTCAAGAAACCACACAGTTGACCCCTATTGGGTTGGCAAAGAAGCCGCCAAACTTGCCCTTTCAGCTCTAAAAACTAAACCTGTCAAGACAAAAACAACCAAACTAATCCTAACCCAATTCGCACTTGGTGAACTTTTAGGATACACTTTGCTCAACGCCGTTAAAGCTGACAGCGTGCAGCGTGGGCAATCAGCCTTTAAAGACAAAATCGGCACAAAAGTCGCCTCAGAGGCTCTCACCATTTACGATGACGGATTACTGCCCGGTGGCATGCGGAGTTGGCGTTTTGACGCAGAAGGTACTCCACAACAAAAAACCCCAATTATCGAAAACGGCATCCTGCAAAATTTCCTCTATGATAATTACTCTGCAAAGAAAGAGGGCAAAGAAAGCACAGGCAACGCACTACGCAGCGGTTACCTGTCCACGCCAAACATTGGACCAACCAACTTCCACATAATGCCCACAAACAAAACCAGCGAAGACCTTCTGGCAGAAATAGATGATGGCTTAATCGCCTACTATCTGCAGGGTGCACACAGCAGCAACCCCATGAGCGGCGACTTCTCCGTTGTCGCGACTCCTGCATGGCAAATTAAGAATGGAAAAATCACAGATGCATCCAGCGGCGTGATGCTGGCGGGAAACGTCTTTGAGTTGCTCAAAAACATACGTTTGGTTGCTAATAATGAGCGTCAGGTGGGGTCGCTGGTTGCGCCTTGGGTTATGGTTGAGAATGTTAGGGTTATAGGGCAATAA
- the pheA gene encoding prephenate dehydratase, whose amino-acid sequence MKVAYQGEAGAYSEMAVYKFFGATAEPLPCKDFRGVFESVSNKTVPAGVIPIENSIEGSVNQNYDLFLSYDLKVQGEVAVKLAHVLIGNQQTKFEDIESVYSHPQALAQCRSYLEKHKWQIIPEYDTAGSVKLIKEKGLLNAAAIASEKAADLNNMKIIARDISDNLTNYTRFLVLAHQDAAPTGDDKTSIIFSTKHEPGALYNALGEFASRNINLTRIESRPTKKTAWQYNFYLDFEGHRTEKRCTEALQAIEKYATFVKILGSYPRVI is encoded by the coding sequence GTGAAAGTAGCCTACCAGGGTGAAGCAGGCGCATACAGCGAAATGGCAGTCTACAAATTCTTCGGAGCCACAGCTGAGCCGCTACCCTGTAAGGACTTCCGCGGCGTGTTCGAATCTGTAAGCAACAAAACAGTGCCCGCAGGCGTCATCCCAATCGAAAACAGCATCGAAGGCAGCGTCAATCAGAACTACGACCTCTTTTTATCCTATGACTTGAAAGTGCAAGGAGAAGTAGCCGTAAAACTCGCTCACGTCCTCATAGGCAACCAACAAACCAAGTTCGAAGATATCGAGAGCGTATACTCCCACCCTCAAGCACTCGCCCAATGCCGAAGTTACCTTGAAAAGCACAAATGGCAAATCATCCCCGAATACGACACCGCAGGCAGCGTCAAACTCATCAAAGAAAAAGGACTCCTCAACGCCGCCGCAATCGCCAGCGAAAAAGCAGCAGACCTCAACAACATGAAAATCATTGCCCGAGACATATCCGACAACCTCACCAACTACACCCGCTTCCTTGTGCTCGCACATCAAGATGCTGCGCCGACAGGCGATGACAAAACCAGCATCATCTTTTCAACCAAACACGAACCCGGAGCGCTATACAATGCACTAGGCGAATTTGCATCACGAAACATCAACTTGACCCGCATCGAATCGCGCCCAACCAAAAAAACAGCATGGCAATACAACTTCTACCTCGACTTTGAAGGACACAGAACAGAGAAACGCTGCACCGAAGCGCTACAAGCTATAGAAAAATACGCAACATTCGTAAAAATTCTAGGGAGTTACCCCAGAGTTATTTAA
- a CDS encoding 2-isopropylmalate synthase, with protein MTTQNQKQIRIFDTTLRDGEQTPGVSLTADDKIEIARQLGMLGVDVIEAGFPSSSDGEKRIVKDIAKLGLTSQICALSRCTKKDIDAALDCDVGLIHVFIPTSPVQMKHAVNMTPEQVLSSAVESIQYVKKHGVKCEFSPMDATRTELPFLRQICSAAQDAGMDSLNVPDTVGCMIPKTTYKLFKDLASFIKVPISAHCHNDFGLAVANSLAAVEAGASQIHVAVNGLGERAGNAALEEIVTTLHVVYNYKTNINTRLLYSTSRMVASLSGVSVQVNKAIVGENAFAHESGIHTRGVTEQPLTFEPISPELVGRTRKLVAGKLAGTRGIQAELEEIGIHPTEEQLKQIVQRVKDLGDKGKMVTDADLLALTSAVIGQVIGEEKIVDLCDMAVITGIKVIPTASVRLTIDGKEYTAAETGVGPVDSVLKAIQKLTNNIAKIRLSEYRLEAITGGSNAVAEVIIKVEDENGNIVSARAAREDIVMASVEAMINGINKCLIKNRKQGNKQ; from the coding sequence TGCGCGACGGGGAACAAACCCCCGGTGTTTCTTTGACTGCTGACGATAAAATTGAGATAGCCCGCCAATTAGGTATGCTTGGCGTTGACGTTATTGAAGCTGGTTTTCCAAGCAGTTCAGATGGCGAAAAACGAATCGTTAAAGACATTGCTAAACTGGGTTTAACCTCCCAAATCTGCGCGTTATCCCGCTGCACAAAAAAAGACATCGACGCCGCACTAGACTGTGATGTTGGCTTAATTCACGTGTTTATCCCAACCTCGCCCGTGCAGATGAAGCATGCAGTAAACATGACACCCGAACAAGTCCTGTCTTCCGCTGTTGAATCCATTCAGTATGTCAAAAAGCATGGCGTAAAATGCGAGTTCTCACCCATGGATGCCACACGCACAGAACTGCCCTTTCTACGGCAAATCTGCAGCGCCGCACAGGACGCAGGCATGGACAGCCTAAACGTACCCGACACAGTCGGCTGCATGATACCCAAAACAACCTACAAACTATTCAAAGACTTAGCATCATTCATCAAAGTGCCAATCAGCGCCCACTGCCACAACGACTTCGGCTTAGCCGTAGCCAACAGCCTCGCAGCGGTGGAAGCAGGTGCCTCTCAAATTCACGTTGCAGTCAACGGATTAGGTGAACGCGCAGGCAACGCAGCCCTAGAAGAAATCGTCACCACGCTGCATGTGGTTTATAATTACAAAACCAACATAAACACACGCTTACTCTACAGCACCAGCCGCATGGTAGCCTCCTTATCAGGTGTTTCCGTGCAAGTAAACAAAGCCATAGTTGGCGAAAACGCGTTTGCCCACGAATCTGGCATTCATACACGAGGCGTCACTGAGCAGCCTCTTACGTTTGAGCCCATCAGTCCCGAACTGGTCGGCAGAACACGCAAACTGGTCGCGGGTAAACTGGCGGGAACACGCGGCATTCAGGCGGAGCTGGAAGAAATAGGTATACACCCAACTGAGGAGCAGCTAAAGCAAATCGTGCAGCGCGTAAAAGACTTGGGGGACAAAGGTAAAATGGTCACTGACGCGGACTTGCTGGCGTTAACCTCTGCAGTTATAGGTCAAGTGATTGGGGAAGAAAAAATAGTTGACCTCTGTGACATGGCAGTGATAACAGGCATAAAAGTCATACCCACCGCTTCTGTACGCTTAACCATTGACGGCAAAGAATACACAGCCGCGGAAACAGGCGTTGGACCAGTGGATTCAGTGCTTAAAGCCATTCAGAAACTAACCAATAACATTGCAAAAATCCGCCTAAGCGAGTACAGGCTTGAAGCCATCACAGGCGGTTCTAACGCGGTTGCTGAAGTAATCATCAAAGTTGAAGACGAAAACGGCAACATCGTATCCGCAAGGGCAGCCCGAGAAGACATCGTAATGGCCTCTGTGGAAGCCATGATTAACGGCATAAACAAGTGCCTAATAAAAAATCGTAAGCAGGGAAACAAACAGTGA